A region of Mauremys mutica isolate MM-2020 ecotype Southern chromosome 2, ASM2049712v1, whole genome shotgun sequence DNA encodes the following proteins:
- the SALL3 gene encoding sal-like protein 3 isoform X2, with protein sequence MSRRKQAKPQHLKSDEELQAEVVSEHAVPGEGADDGDSGNESRSGSEETNVCEKCCAEFFKWTDFLEHKKNCTKNPLVLIVNEDEAAPPASEEFPEPSPVSSPSDQAESETAEESVQPENNESCEMINTEKEEEPMEVETSMEKSFQNQGTSNTATPLPQIPESSSMTNYNMPNTNVTLETLLSTKVAVAQFSQNARSAVSANTNSGVTAMAIPMILEQLMALQQQQIHQLQLIEQIRSQVAMMNRQPLRPSLNPIIPSQNTPVQPSNQLQGFAANSALQLTIVPPTIVGQATSNQSSAFEGSQHISRPTSGASTPNIASNGSSAPAESSASSSSNAITSVTPVPVSNTNSSSQPPNASTPPSVGHGNLTSASSLPNPLLPQTSSNSVIFPNPLVSIAATANALDPLSALMKHRKGKPPNVSVFEPKSSSEDPFFKHKCRFCAKVFGSDSALQIHLRSHTGERPFKCNICGNRFSTKGNLKVHFQRHKEKYPHIQMNPYPVPEYLDNVPTCSGIPYGMSLPPEKPVTTWLDSKPVLPTVPTSIGLQLPPTIPGVNSYGDSPSITPMSRSPQRPSPASSECTSLSPSLNNSESGIPVSADSPQPIHSGFSLTKTEPVTLPPTNARLGDLTVSGQVCTASASSIPTAVTDSSISTSLSNPVLPAMSDQFKAKFPFGGLLDSMQTSETSKLQQLVENIDKKMTDPNQCVICHRVLSCQSALKMHYRTHTGERPFKCKICGRAFTTKGNLKTHFGVHRAKPPLRVQHSCPICQKKFTNAVVLQQHIRMHMGGQIPNTPLPEGFQDAMDSELSYDEKNVETLSNYDDDIDENSMEEDPELKDTASDSSKPLISYSGSCPPSPPSVISSIAALENQMKMIDSVMNCQQLTSLKSIENGSGESDHLSNDSSSAVGDLESQSAGSPAMSESSSSMQALSPVNSNSESFRSKSPGLSNHGEPQEIQLKTEKPDSPPSAAENGGALDLTSTNPGRPVIKEEAPFSLLFLNRERGPSQSTPSLVTSTAPTMIKMEVNGHSKPISLGEVPSLPAGIHVPAAPQTVMSPGITPMLAPPPRRTPKQHNCQSCGKTFSSASALQIHERTHTGEKPFGCTICGRAFTTKGNLKVHMGTHMWNNAPARRGRRLSVENPMALLGGDALKFSEMFQKDLAARAMNVDPNFWNQYAAAITNGLAMKNNEISVIQNGGIPQLPKSKELPAIYICV encoded by the exons CAGTCCCAGGAGAAGGAGCAGATGACGGTGATAGTGGGAATGAAAGCAGGAGTGGAAGTGAAGAAACCAACGTTTGTGAAAAATGCTGTGCAGAATTCTTCAAGTGGACAGACTTCCTGGAGCACAAGAAGAATTGCACTAAAAACCCACTAGTGTTGATTGTGAATGAAGATGAAGCAGCACCGCCCGCCTCTGAAGAATTTCCTGAACCCTCGCCTGTTAGTTCTCCTAGTGATCAGGCAGAGAGTGAGACTGCTGAAGAAAGTGTTCAGCCAGAGAACAACGAGAGCTGTGAGATGATAAACACTGAAAAGGAAGAAGAGCCGATGGAGGTTGAAACTTCTATGGAAAAGAGTTTCCAGAATCAAGGCACCTCAAACACAGCTACTCCTCTACCTCAGATTCCTGAATCATCTTCCATGACAAATTATAACATGCCAAACACTAATGTTACATTAGAGACTCTACTGAGTACTAAAGTGGCAGTTGCACAGTTTTCACAGAATGCAAGGTCTGCAGTTTCTGCAAACACAAACAGTGGGGTTACTGCAATGGCCATCCCAATGATTTTAGAGCAGCTGATGGCATTGCAACAGCAACAAATTCACCAGCTCCAGCTAATTGAACAGATCCGCAGTCAGGTGGCAATGATGAATCGACAGCCGTTACGTCCCTCTCTGAACCCAATAATTCCTTCCCAGAATACTCCTGTGCAACCTTCTAACCAGCTCCAAGGATTTGCAGCAAATTCTGCTCTTCAGCTAACCATAGTTCCTCCTACCATTGTGGGGCAAGCCACTAGCAATCAGTCTTCTGCCTTTGAGGGTTCTCAGCACATCTCAAGGCCTACATCTGGAGCAAGCACTCCTAATATAGCCAGCAATGGCTCTTCTGCCCCAGCTGAATCAAGTGCATCCTCCTCCTCTAATGCAATTACATCAGTCACTCCTGTTCCTGTGTCAAATACTAATAGTTCTTCACAACCCCCAAATGCTTCAACTCCACCTTCAGTAGGACATGGAAATCTCACCTCAGCTTCCAGCCTGCCAAACCCACTTCTACCTCAGACTTCATCAAATAGTGTGATCTTCCCCAACCCACTGGTTAGCATTGCTGCAACGGCTAATGCATTAGATCCTCTATCTGCCCTTATGAAGCACCGCAAAGGAAAGCCACCAAATGTGTCAGTGTTCGAACCCAAGTCAAGCTCGGAGGATccattttttaaacataaatgTAGATTTTGTGCCAAGGTCTTTGGAAGtgacagtgctttacaaatacacCTACGTtcacacacaggagagagaccttttAAATGTAACATATGTGGAAATCGCTTTTCCACAAAAGGCAATCTGAAAGTTCATTTTCAGAGACATAAGGAGAAATATCCCCACATTCAAATGAATCCATATCCTGTTCCAGAATACCTCGATAATGTGCCCACTTGCTCTGGAATTCCATATGGAATGTCACTGCCTCCTGAAAAACCAGTTACAACATGGTTGGATAGTAAGCCTGTGTTACCAACTGTTCCAACTTCTATTGGGCTACAGCTTCCTCCCACTATACCTGGTGTTAACAGTTATGGAGATTCTCCAAGTATTACTCCTATGAGCAGGTCACCCCAGAGGCCATCTCCTGCTTCGAGTGAATGCACTTCTTTATCTCCAAGCCTAAACAATTCTGAATCTGGCATTCCAGTGTCTGCTGACTCACCACAACCAATTCATAGTGGCTTTTCTCTGACCAAAACCGAACCTGTCACTCTGCCTCCCACAAATGCAAGGTTAGGAGACCTTACTGTAAGTGGGCAGGTTTGTACCGCTTCCGCATCTTCAATTCCTACTGCTGTTACAGATAGCAGCATTTCAACAAGCCTCTCAAACCCCGTGCTTCCAGCAATGTCTGACCAGTTCAAGGCAAAGTTTCCATTTGGTGGTCTACTAGACTCTATGCAAACATCAGAAACCTCAAAACTACAACAGCTAGTAGAGAACATTGATAAGAAGATGACAGATCCAAATCAATGTGTCATTTGTCACCGTGTGCTTAGTTGTCAGAGTGCTCTCAAGATGCATTACAGAACACATACAGGAGAAAGACCATTTAAATGCAAAATTTGTGGACGTGCCTTTACTACAAAAGGCAATCTAAAAACACATTTTGGAGTTCATCGAGCGAAGCCACCACTAAGAGTACAACATTCATGTCCTATTTGTCAGAAGAAATTTACAAATGCTGTTGTTCTCCAGCAACATATTCGTATGCATATGGGTGGACAAATTCCAAACACACCATTACCAGAGGGCTTCCAAGATGCAATGGACTCAGAGCTTTCCTATGATGAAAAGAATGTTGAAACACTGAGCAACTATGATGATGACATTGATGAAAATTCTATGGAAGAGGACCCAGAATTAAAGGACACAGCAAGTGACTCATCCAAACCACTTATATCTTACTCCGGGTCTTGTCCGCCTTCACCGCCTTCTGTAATTTCCAGTATTGCTGCTCTGGAGAATCAAATGAAAATGATTGATTCTGTCATGAACTGTCAGCAGCTGACCAGTTTAAAATCCATAGAAAATGGATCAGGTGAAAGTGACCATTTGAGCAATGATTCCTCATCAGCTGTTGGTGATCTCGAaagccagagtgcaggcagcccTGCGATGTCAGAATCTTCTTCCTCCATGCAAGCTTTGTCTCCTGTAAACAGCAATAGTGAAAGTTTTAGATCAAAGTCCCCAGGTCTTAGCAACCATGGAGAACCACAGGAAATACAATTAAAGACAGAAAAACCTGATAGTCCACCATCTGCTGCTGAAAATGGAGGTGCTTTAGATCTGACATCCACCAACCCGGGAAGACCAGTCATCAAAGAGGAGGCTCCTTTTAGCCTGCTGTTCCTGAACAGAGAACGTG GTCCCAGCCAAAGTACTCCTAGCCTGGTCACCAGCACTGCGCCTACCATGATCAAAATGGAAGTGAATGGTCACAGCAAGCCGATCTCACTGGGTGAGGTTCCCTCGCTTCCAGCTGGAATCCACGTTCCTGCTGCACCACAGACAGTGATGAGTCCAGGCATCACTCCTATGCTGGCACCCCCGCCACGTCGGACTCCTAAGCAACATAACTGTCAATCGTGTGGGAAGACCTTCTCCTCAGCAAGTGCACTACAGATACATGAGCGCACCCATACTGGTGAAAAgccatttggttgcacaatctgTGGTAGAGCTTTTACCACAAAAGGGAATCTTAAG GTTCACATGGGAACTCATATGTGGAATAATGCCCCTGCAAGACGTGGTCGTCGACTATCCGTGGAAAACCCAATGGCTTTGTTAGGTGGTGACGCTCTGAAGTTTTCTGAAATGTTCCAAAAGGATTTGGCAGCTCGGGCAATGAATGTTGACCCAAATTTTTGGAACCAGTATGCTGCAGCTATCACTAACGGACTTGCTATGAAGAACAATGAGATTTCTGTCATACAGAACGGAGgcattccccagctccca
- the SALL3 gene encoding sal-like protein 3 isoform X1 gives MSRRKQAKPQHLKSDEELQAEVVSEHAVPGEGADDGDSGNESRSGSEETNVCEKCCAEFFKWTDFLEHKKNCTKNPLVLIVNEDEAAPPASEEFPEPSPVSSPSDQAESETAEESVQPENNESCEMINTEKEEEPMEVETSMEKSFQNQGTSNTATPLPQIPESSSMTNYNMPNTNVTLETLLSTKVAVAQFSQNARSAVSANTNSGVTAMAIPMILEQLMALQQQQIHQLQLIEQIRSQVAMMNRQPLRPSLNPIIPSQNTPVQPSNQLQGFAANSALQLTIVPPTIVGQATSNQSSAFEGSQHISRPTSGASTPNIASNGSSAPAESSASSSSNAITSVTPVPVSNTNSSSQPPNASTPPSVGHGNLTSASSLPNPLLPQTSSNSVIFPNPLVSIAATANALDPLSALMKHRKGKPPNVSVFEPKSSSEDPFFKHKCRFCAKVFGSDSALQIHLRSHTGERPFKCNICGNRFSTKGNLKVHFQRHKEKYPHIQMNPYPVPEYLDNVPTCSGIPYGMSLPPEKPVTTWLDSKPVLPTVPTSIGLQLPPTIPGVNSYGDSPSITPMSRSPQRPSPASSECTSLSPSLNNSESGIPVSADSPQPIHSGFSLTKTEPVTLPPTNARLGDLTVSGQVCTASASSIPTAVTDSSISTSLSNPVLPAMSDQFKAKFPFGGLLDSMQTSETSKLQQLVENIDKKMTDPNQCVICHRVLSCQSALKMHYRTHTGERPFKCKICGRAFTTKGNLKTHFGVHRAKPPLRVQHSCPICQKKFTNAVVLQQHIRMHMGGQIPNTPLPEGFQDAMDSELSYDEKNVETLSNYDDDIDENSMEEDPELKDTASDSSKPLISYSGSCPPSPPSVISSIAALENQMKMIDSVMNCQQLTSLKSIENGSGESDHLSNDSSSAVGDLESQSAGSPAMSESSSSMQALSPVNSNSESFRSKSPGLSNHGEPQEIQLKTEKPDSPPSAAENGGALDLTSTNPGRPVIKEEAPFSLLFLNRERGPSQSTPSLVTSTAPTMIKMEVNGHSKPISLGEVPSLPAGIHVPAAPQTVMSPGITPMLAPPPRRTPKQHNCQSCGKTFSSASALQIHERTHTGEKPFGCTICGRAFTTKGNLKVHMGTHMWNNAPARRGRRLSVENPMALLGGDALKFSEMFQKDLAARAMNVDPNFWNQYAAAITNGLAMKNNEISVIQNGGIPQLPVSLGGSAIPSLSNITSGMDKARTGSSPPIVGLDKASSETGASRPFTRFIEDNKEIGIN, from the exons CAGTCCCAGGAGAAGGAGCAGATGACGGTGATAGTGGGAATGAAAGCAGGAGTGGAAGTGAAGAAACCAACGTTTGTGAAAAATGCTGTGCAGAATTCTTCAAGTGGACAGACTTCCTGGAGCACAAGAAGAATTGCACTAAAAACCCACTAGTGTTGATTGTGAATGAAGATGAAGCAGCACCGCCCGCCTCTGAAGAATTTCCTGAACCCTCGCCTGTTAGTTCTCCTAGTGATCAGGCAGAGAGTGAGACTGCTGAAGAAAGTGTTCAGCCAGAGAACAACGAGAGCTGTGAGATGATAAACACTGAAAAGGAAGAAGAGCCGATGGAGGTTGAAACTTCTATGGAAAAGAGTTTCCAGAATCAAGGCACCTCAAACACAGCTACTCCTCTACCTCAGATTCCTGAATCATCTTCCATGACAAATTATAACATGCCAAACACTAATGTTACATTAGAGACTCTACTGAGTACTAAAGTGGCAGTTGCACAGTTTTCACAGAATGCAAGGTCTGCAGTTTCTGCAAACACAAACAGTGGGGTTACTGCAATGGCCATCCCAATGATTTTAGAGCAGCTGATGGCATTGCAACAGCAACAAATTCACCAGCTCCAGCTAATTGAACAGATCCGCAGTCAGGTGGCAATGATGAATCGACAGCCGTTACGTCCCTCTCTGAACCCAATAATTCCTTCCCAGAATACTCCTGTGCAACCTTCTAACCAGCTCCAAGGATTTGCAGCAAATTCTGCTCTTCAGCTAACCATAGTTCCTCCTACCATTGTGGGGCAAGCCACTAGCAATCAGTCTTCTGCCTTTGAGGGTTCTCAGCACATCTCAAGGCCTACATCTGGAGCAAGCACTCCTAATATAGCCAGCAATGGCTCTTCTGCCCCAGCTGAATCAAGTGCATCCTCCTCCTCTAATGCAATTACATCAGTCACTCCTGTTCCTGTGTCAAATACTAATAGTTCTTCACAACCCCCAAATGCTTCAACTCCACCTTCAGTAGGACATGGAAATCTCACCTCAGCTTCCAGCCTGCCAAACCCACTTCTACCTCAGACTTCATCAAATAGTGTGATCTTCCCCAACCCACTGGTTAGCATTGCTGCAACGGCTAATGCATTAGATCCTCTATCTGCCCTTATGAAGCACCGCAAAGGAAAGCCACCAAATGTGTCAGTGTTCGAACCCAAGTCAAGCTCGGAGGATccattttttaaacataaatgTAGATTTTGTGCCAAGGTCTTTGGAAGtgacagtgctttacaaatacacCTACGTtcacacacaggagagagaccttttAAATGTAACATATGTGGAAATCGCTTTTCCACAAAAGGCAATCTGAAAGTTCATTTTCAGAGACATAAGGAGAAATATCCCCACATTCAAATGAATCCATATCCTGTTCCAGAATACCTCGATAATGTGCCCACTTGCTCTGGAATTCCATATGGAATGTCACTGCCTCCTGAAAAACCAGTTACAACATGGTTGGATAGTAAGCCTGTGTTACCAACTGTTCCAACTTCTATTGGGCTACAGCTTCCTCCCACTATACCTGGTGTTAACAGTTATGGAGATTCTCCAAGTATTACTCCTATGAGCAGGTCACCCCAGAGGCCATCTCCTGCTTCGAGTGAATGCACTTCTTTATCTCCAAGCCTAAACAATTCTGAATCTGGCATTCCAGTGTCTGCTGACTCACCACAACCAATTCATAGTGGCTTTTCTCTGACCAAAACCGAACCTGTCACTCTGCCTCCCACAAATGCAAGGTTAGGAGACCTTACTGTAAGTGGGCAGGTTTGTACCGCTTCCGCATCTTCAATTCCTACTGCTGTTACAGATAGCAGCATTTCAACAAGCCTCTCAAACCCCGTGCTTCCAGCAATGTCTGACCAGTTCAAGGCAAAGTTTCCATTTGGTGGTCTACTAGACTCTATGCAAACATCAGAAACCTCAAAACTACAACAGCTAGTAGAGAACATTGATAAGAAGATGACAGATCCAAATCAATGTGTCATTTGTCACCGTGTGCTTAGTTGTCAGAGTGCTCTCAAGATGCATTACAGAACACATACAGGAGAAAGACCATTTAAATGCAAAATTTGTGGACGTGCCTTTACTACAAAAGGCAATCTAAAAACACATTTTGGAGTTCATCGAGCGAAGCCACCACTAAGAGTACAACATTCATGTCCTATTTGTCAGAAGAAATTTACAAATGCTGTTGTTCTCCAGCAACATATTCGTATGCATATGGGTGGACAAATTCCAAACACACCATTACCAGAGGGCTTCCAAGATGCAATGGACTCAGAGCTTTCCTATGATGAAAAGAATGTTGAAACACTGAGCAACTATGATGATGACATTGATGAAAATTCTATGGAAGAGGACCCAGAATTAAAGGACACAGCAAGTGACTCATCCAAACCACTTATATCTTACTCCGGGTCTTGTCCGCCTTCACCGCCTTCTGTAATTTCCAGTATTGCTGCTCTGGAGAATCAAATGAAAATGATTGATTCTGTCATGAACTGTCAGCAGCTGACCAGTTTAAAATCCATAGAAAATGGATCAGGTGAAAGTGACCATTTGAGCAATGATTCCTCATCAGCTGTTGGTGATCTCGAaagccagagtgcaggcagcccTGCGATGTCAGAATCTTCTTCCTCCATGCAAGCTTTGTCTCCTGTAAACAGCAATAGTGAAAGTTTTAGATCAAAGTCCCCAGGTCTTAGCAACCATGGAGAACCACAGGAAATACAATTAAAGACAGAAAAACCTGATAGTCCACCATCTGCTGCTGAAAATGGAGGTGCTTTAGATCTGACATCCACCAACCCGGGAAGACCAGTCATCAAAGAGGAGGCTCCTTTTAGCCTGCTGTTCCTGAACAGAGAACGTG GTCCCAGCCAAAGTACTCCTAGCCTGGTCACCAGCACTGCGCCTACCATGATCAAAATGGAAGTGAATGGTCACAGCAAGCCGATCTCACTGGGTGAGGTTCCCTCGCTTCCAGCTGGAATCCACGTTCCTGCTGCACCACAGACAGTGATGAGTCCAGGCATCACTCCTATGCTGGCACCCCCGCCACGTCGGACTCCTAAGCAACATAACTGTCAATCGTGTGGGAAGACCTTCTCCTCAGCAAGTGCACTACAGATACATGAGCGCACCCATACTGGTGAAAAgccatttggttgcacaatctgTGGTAGAGCTTTTACCACAAAAGGGAATCTTAAG GTTCACATGGGAACTCATATGTGGAATAATGCCCCTGCAAGACGTGGTCGTCGACTATCCGTGGAAAACCCAATGGCTTTGTTAGGTGGTGACGCTCTGAAGTTTTCTGAAATGTTCCAAAAGGATTTGGCAGCTCGGGCAATGAATGTTGACCCAAATTTTTGGAACCAGTATGCTGCAGCTATCACTAACGGACTTGCTATGAAGAACAATGAGATTTCTGTCATACAGAACGGAGgcattccccagctcccagtAAGTTTAGGTGGAAGTGCCATTCCATCTTTAAGTAACATTACCAGTGGCATGGACAAAGCTCGCACTGGCAGCAGCCCTCCCATTGTTGGTCTGGACAAAGCAAGTTCTGAAACTGGAGCCAGTCGTCCATTCACAAGATTTATTGAGGATAACAAAGAGATTGGCATAAATTAA
- the SALL3 gene encoding sal-like protein 3 isoform X3 has protein sequence MSRRKQAKPQHLKSDEELQAEVVSEHAVPGEGADDGDSGNESRSGSEETNVCEKCCAEFFKWTDFLEHKKNCTKNPLVLIVNEDEAAPPASEEFPEPSPVSSPSDQAESETAEESVQPENNESCEMINTEKEEEPMEVETSMEKSFQNQGTSNTATPLPQIPESSSMTNYNMPNTNVTLETLLSTKVAVAQFSQNARSAVSANTNSGVTAMAIPMILEQLMALQQQQIHQLQLIEQIRSQVAMMNRQPLRPSLNPIIPSQNTPVQPSNQLQGFAANSALQLTIVPPTIVGQATSNQSSAFEGSQHISRPTSGASTPNIASNGSSAPAESSASSSSNAITSVTPVPVSNTNSSSQPPNASTPPSVGHGNLTSASSLPNPLLPQTSSNSVIFPNPLVSIAATANALDPLSALMKHRKGKPPNVSVFEPKSSSEDPFFKHKCRFCAKVFGSDSALQIHLRSHTGERPFKCNICGNRFSTKGNLKVHFQRHKEKYPHIQMNPYPVPEYLDNVPTCSGIPYGMSLPPEKPVTTWLDSKPVLPTVPTSIGLQLPPTIPGVNSYGDSPSITPMSRSPQRPSPASSECTSLSPSLNNSESGIPVSADSPQPIHSGFSLTKTEPVTLPPTNARLGDLTVSGQVCTASASSIPTAVTDSSISTSLSNPVLPAMSDQFKAKFPFGGLLDSMQTSETSKLQQLVENIDKKMTDPNQCVICHRVLSCQSALKMHYRTHTGERPFKCKICGRAFTTKGNLKTHFGVHRAKPPLRVQHSCPICQKKFTNAVVLQQHIRMHMGGQIPNTPLPEGFQDAMDSELSYDEKNVETLSNYDDDIDENSMEEDPELKDTASDSSKPLISYSGSCPPSPPSVISSIAALENQMKMIDSVMNCQQLTSLKSIENGSGESDHLSNDSSSAVGDLESQSAGSPAMSESSSSMQALSPVNSNSESFRSKSPGLSNHGEPQEIQLKTEKPDSPPSAAENGGALDLTSTNPGRPVIKEEAPFSLLFLLHHRQ, from the exons CAGTCCCAGGAGAAGGAGCAGATGACGGTGATAGTGGGAATGAAAGCAGGAGTGGAAGTGAAGAAACCAACGTTTGTGAAAAATGCTGTGCAGAATTCTTCAAGTGGACAGACTTCCTGGAGCACAAGAAGAATTGCACTAAAAACCCACTAGTGTTGATTGTGAATGAAGATGAAGCAGCACCGCCCGCCTCTGAAGAATTTCCTGAACCCTCGCCTGTTAGTTCTCCTAGTGATCAGGCAGAGAGTGAGACTGCTGAAGAAAGTGTTCAGCCAGAGAACAACGAGAGCTGTGAGATGATAAACACTGAAAAGGAAGAAGAGCCGATGGAGGTTGAAACTTCTATGGAAAAGAGTTTCCAGAATCAAGGCACCTCAAACACAGCTACTCCTCTACCTCAGATTCCTGAATCATCTTCCATGACAAATTATAACATGCCAAACACTAATGTTACATTAGAGACTCTACTGAGTACTAAAGTGGCAGTTGCACAGTTTTCACAGAATGCAAGGTCTGCAGTTTCTGCAAACACAAACAGTGGGGTTACTGCAATGGCCATCCCAATGATTTTAGAGCAGCTGATGGCATTGCAACAGCAACAAATTCACCAGCTCCAGCTAATTGAACAGATCCGCAGTCAGGTGGCAATGATGAATCGACAGCCGTTACGTCCCTCTCTGAACCCAATAATTCCTTCCCAGAATACTCCTGTGCAACCTTCTAACCAGCTCCAAGGATTTGCAGCAAATTCTGCTCTTCAGCTAACCATAGTTCCTCCTACCATTGTGGGGCAAGCCACTAGCAATCAGTCTTCTGCCTTTGAGGGTTCTCAGCACATCTCAAGGCCTACATCTGGAGCAAGCACTCCTAATATAGCCAGCAATGGCTCTTCTGCCCCAGCTGAATCAAGTGCATCCTCCTCCTCTAATGCAATTACATCAGTCACTCCTGTTCCTGTGTCAAATACTAATAGTTCTTCACAACCCCCAAATGCTTCAACTCCACCTTCAGTAGGACATGGAAATCTCACCTCAGCTTCCAGCCTGCCAAACCCACTTCTACCTCAGACTTCATCAAATAGTGTGATCTTCCCCAACCCACTGGTTAGCATTGCTGCAACGGCTAATGCATTAGATCCTCTATCTGCCCTTATGAAGCACCGCAAAGGAAAGCCACCAAATGTGTCAGTGTTCGAACCCAAGTCAAGCTCGGAGGATccattttttaaacataaatgTAGATTTTGTGCCAAGGTCTTTGGAAGtgacagtgctttacaaatacacCTACGTtcacacacaggagagagaccttttAAATGTAACATATGTGGAAATCGCTTTTCCACAAAAGGCAATCTGAAAGTTCATTTTCAGAGACATAAGGAGAAATATCCCCACATTCAAATGAATCCATATCCTGTTCCAGAATACCTCGATAATGTGCCCACTTGCTCTGGAATTCCATATGGAATGTCACTGCCTCCTGAAAAACCAGTTACAACATGGTTGGATAGTAAGCCTGTGTTACCAACTGTTCCAACTTCTATTGGGCTACAGCTTCCTCCCACTATACCTGGTGTTAACAGTTATGGAGATTCTCCAAGTATTACTCCTATGAGCAGGTCACCCCAGAGGCCATCTCCTGCTTCGAGTGAATGCACTTCTTTATCTCCAAGCCTAAACAATTCTGAATCTGGCATTCCAGTGTCTGCTGACTCACCACAACCAATTCATAGTGGCTTTTCTCTGACCAAAACCGAACCTGTCACTCTGCCTCCCACAAATGCAAGGTTAGGAGACCTTACTGTAAGTGGGCAGGTTTGTACCGCTTCCGCATCTTCAATTCCTACTGCTGTTACAGATAGCAGCATTTCAACAAGCCTCTCAAACCCCGTGCTTCCAGCAATGTCTGACCAGTTCAAGGCAAAGTTTCCATTTGGTGGTCTACTAGACTCTATGCAAACATCAGAAACCTCAAAACTACAACAGCTAGTAGAGAACATTGATAAGAAGATGACAGATCCAAATCAATGTGTCATTTGTCACCGTGTGCTTAGTTGTCAGAGTGCTCTCAAGATGCATTACAGAACACATACAGGAGAAAGACCATTTAAATGCAAAATTTGTGGACGTGCCTTTACTACAAAAGGCAATCTAAAAACACATTTTGGAGTTCATCGAGCGAAGCCACCACTAAGAGTACAACATTCATGTCCTATTTGTCAGAAGAAATTTACAAATGCTGTTGTTCTCCAGCAACATATTCGTATGCATATGGGTGGACAAATTCCAAACACACCATTACCAGAGGGCTTCCAAGATGCAATGGACTCAGAGCTTTCCTATGATGAAAAGAATGTTGAAACACTGAGCAACTATGATGATGACATTGATGAAAATTCTATGGAAGAGGACCCAGAATTAAAGGACACAGCAAGTGACTCATCCAAACCACTTATATCTTACTCCGGGTCTTGTCCGCCTTCACCGCCTTCTGTAATTTCCAGTATTGCTGCTCTGGAGAATCAAATGAAAATGATTGATTCTGTCATGAACTGTCAGCAGCTGACCAGTTTAAAATCCATAGAAAATGGATCAGGTGAAAGTGACCATTTGAGCAATGATTCCTCATCAGCTGTTGGTGATCTCGAaagccagagtgcaggcagcccTGCGATGTCAGAATCTTCTTCCTCCATGCAAGCTTTGTCTCCTGTAAACAGCAATAGTGAAAGTTTTAGATCAAAGTCCCCAGGTCTTAGCAACCATGGAGAACCACAGGAAATACAATTAAAGACAGAAAAACCTGATAGTCCACCATCTGCTGCTGAAAATGGAGGTGCTTTAGATCTGACATCCACCAACCCGGGAAGACCAGTCATCAAAGAGGAGGCTCCTTTTAGCCTGCT GTTCCTGCTGCACCACAGACAGTGA